TATTCCAGAGTCAGATGGTCGCAAGAGCAGACCTCAACTCCTAATGAAGCTTGCCAGGGAAAAAGGACTTACCCTGCGTCAGCTGTACCGTGAGGTTGCGGGAGCACGCGGGCACCGCATTGTGGTGGGCACTGCAAACCAGTTGGCTGACCATATCCAGAAATGGTTTGAAGGTTATGCTGCGGACGGCTTCAATATCATGCCTCCTTTTCTGCCAGACGGGTTTGATGACTTTGTTCAGGGAGTTATACCGGAGCTACAGAATCGCGGATTATTCCGAACCGAATACGAAGGCAGCACGCTTCGGGAACATCTCGGTTTACCTGTGCCCCAAAACCGCCATTCCATTGTTCCCACCCCATAAATTATTTGAGGAGAGAAGAATCATGTCTGATATCGAGGTAAAGAACATTTTCCTTGGATTGCCAACGACCTGTATTTCAGATGTATTAGGGGGATTGACCAATCTGGATTATGCAATCAAACCGATCGATCCCCAACACAGGATCGTTGGGAGGGCCTTTACGGTGAGTATTCCCGCAGGAGATAATCTTACCGTTCTGCAGGGAATTCGGGAAGCCCAGCCAGGTGACGTGCTGGTGATTGCAGCTCAGGGCGATACTCGCCGGGCTGTTGCAGGGGACTTCGTTGCAGGGCTGGCCCAAACCTTCGGACTTCAGGGGATGATCGTTGACGGCGTCATCCGGGATATTGAAGGGATTCGCAACCTGAATTTTCCCGTTTTCAGCCGAGGCACAACAACGGCATCATCCAATAAGTACGGGGGTGGGCATACGAATGTTCCGGTCTCGGCAGGAGGGACAAATATCCGGCCCGGTGACTGGATCATTGGAGACATCGACGGCGTTGTGGCCGTTCCTAGTGAACAAGTACATGATGTCGCAAAGGCTGCCAGGAAGAAGTTAATTCAGGACGAAGAACGCAGTAGCGGCATCCAAAGGGATAAAATCTTGGCGAAAATGTATATAGATAACTTGTTGGGGGCAATTCCTCAATCCAATTAATAATGTTAATACAGCAGCTATTAGCTGTCTGAGAACTAAACGTAATTGCTTAAAAGGTCGCCAATCGGCGGCTTTTTTGCTTTTTTCTCCCTGGTCAGGGCGTTCTGTATTTTGTATTTGGGCAAACTAAGGGAAAATATGCATGGCACCCTGTCCATTTCAGGTTAATAATAAGAAGGAAAGTAAGATATTAGCGATTTGATGATTCAAAATACGATATAATAAGCGTATTGTATACGTGAAATTTTACATAGATTTAAAGAAAGAGAATAACGGAGCTGATGGTAAGAACGTGGTGTAGGATCGCCTGAACGATGCTCCGAGCCGGAGGAATGCTTATGATCAAGCTGTTGTACTACTTGAAGAAGTACCGAGTTGCCGCGATTGCAGCCCTGGTCATGATGTTAATTGAGCTTGCGGTGGAGCTGGCTCAGCCTTATCTGATCTCCAAGATCATTGATAACGGTATTCAGCAGGGAAACCTGTCTGTCGTCTGGTTGTGGGGCGGTGTGCTGGTTGGCAGTGCTGTCGTGGCTTTTGCTGCCGGAATTGCCAGTTCGTTCTTTGCATCCCATGCAAGCCTGGGGTTTGGATACGATCTGCGCGAGAAGTTGTATGACAAAGTGCAAACGTTCTCTTATGCCGTCTTTAACCGGTTCGCGACATCGTCCCTGATTACCCGTTTAACGGGGGATGTGACCCAGGTACAGGACACCGTCTTCATGAGTCTGCGCTTCATGACACGTGTACCGCTGGTGGTCATTGGCAGCATGATTATGGCAGTAATCGTGAATCCGAGGTTGGGTTTGCTGCTGGTTGTCATGGTGCCGATACTGCTCATTGTTGTGGTGTGGATGATTAAAAAGGCAGCGTTGCTGTTCCGCAATGTGCAGCGCAGACTGGATGCCGTCAATGGAGTCATCCAGGAGAATCTGACAGGCATTCGGCTAATCCGCGTCTTCGTGCGGATGGGCCATGAGATCGAACGCTTTGCCGGATTCAGCGGCAAGCTGATGAAAGGCACAATCTCCGCGCTGCGCCTGACGGAGACCACGATGCCGTTCATGCTGCTGATGATGAACGGTTGTATTATCGCCGTGCTCTGGTTTGGAAGAGTCGACATCGCTTCCGGTAATGCAACTGTAGGTGAAGTGGTCGCTGTGATTAACTACCTGCTTCGCACCATTGGTGCCATGTCTGCGTTGTCATGGATTCTGGTAACCTTCTCGAGAGCAAGCGCTTCGGCGCAACGGCTGAATGAAGTGTTCAATACAGAGGACACGTCGGAGACTGAACAGACGAAGTCGTTATCAACGTCTGCATCATCTACTGGATCTGTGAAATCTTCACATTTTCCGCAATCTGTATACCCGGCGAAAAAACAGCGTAATGTGAAGGGTGCAGTGGAATTCCGCAGTGTAGGCTTCAGTTATCCGAATAGTGAAATTACAGTACTGGATAACATCACATTCACTGCAAAAGCGGGGGAGCGTATTGCTATTATGGGTGCAACGGGCTCAGGCAAATCCTCGCTGGTGCAGCTTATTCCCCGGTTATACACAGAGGATCAAGGAAAGGTACGGATTGATGGTGCCGATGCATCAGAGCTGGATCTGTCCATGCTGCGTGGTGCGATTGGTTATGTTCCTCAGGAGGTTGTCCTGTTTACCGGTTCCATACGGGAGAATATTGCCTGGGGTCAGGAAGATGCTACCTTGGATGAGATCGTGGAAGCCGCGAAGCGCGCGCAGATCCATGAAACGATTGAGAATTTACCAAACGGTTATGATACATTGCTGGGTCAACGGGGAGTGAATCTCTCCGGTGGACAGAAGCAGCGACTTTCCATTGCACGAGCGCTGGTACGTAGACCAAGAATTCTGATTTTGGACGATAGCACGAGCGCACTTGATGTGGCCACAGAAGGCAGATTGTTGGATGCATTGGAAGAATTGTCGTGTACCACGTTTATCATCACCCAGAAGATCAGTTCGACCACTTCGGCGGACCTGATTCTGCTGCTTGATGATGGACAACTCATTGGGCAAGGGAAACATGAAGACCTGATGGAATCGTCAGAGCTGTATCGTCGAATTCATGAATCACAATACGGGGAGGGTGCACAGCATGTTCAAAGCATTCA
The window above is part of the Paenibacillus sp. 1781tsa1 genome. Proteins encoded here:
- a CDS encoding RraA family protein, with product MSDIEVKNIFLGLPTTCISDVLGGLTNLDYAIKPIDPQHRIVGRAFTVSIPAGDNLTVLQGIREAQPGDVLVIAAQGDTRRAVAGDFVAGLAQTFGLQGMIVDGVIRDIEGIRNLNFPVFSRGTTTASSNKYGGGHTNVPVSAGGTNIRPGDWIIGDIDGVVAVPSEQVHDVAKAARKKLIQDEERSSGIQRDKILAKMYIDNLLGAIPQSN
- a CDS encoding ABC transporter ATP-binding protein → MIKLLYYLKKYRVAAIAALVMMLIELAVELAQPYLISKIIDNGIQQGNLSVVWLWGGVLVGSAVVAFAAGIASSFFASHASLGFGYDLREKLYDKVQTFSYAVFNRFATSSLITRLTGDVTQVQDTVFMSLRFMTRVPLVVIGSMIMAVIVNPRLGLLLVVMVPILLIVVVWMIKKAALLFRNVQRRLDAVNGVIQENLTGIRLIRVFVRMGHEIERFAGFSGKLMKGTISALRLTETTMPFMLLMMNGCIIAVLWFGRVDIASGNATVGEVVAVINYLLRTIGAMSALSWILVTFSRASASAQRLNEVFNTEDTSETEQTKSLSTSASSTGSVKSSHFPQSVYPAKKQRNVKGAVEFRSVGFSYPNSEITVLDNITFTAKAGERIAIMGATGSGKSSLVQLIPRLYTEDQGKVRIDGADASELDLSMLRGAIGYVPQEVVLFTGSIRENIAWGQEDATLDEIVEAAKRAQIHETIENLPNGYDTLLGQRGVNLSGGQKQRLSIARALVRRPRILILDDSTSALDVATEGRLLDALEELSCTTFIITQKISSTTSADLILLLDDGQLIGQGKHEDLMESSELYRRIHESQYGEGAQHVQSIH